The proteins below come from a single Serratia fonticola genomic window:
- a CDS encoding dihydrofolate reductase family protein has protein sequence MSKLIYYVAASMDGYIATQDHELDWLTNFILGDDATPYDDFYQSIGAVIMGGKTYSWIMENAHGNWPYKDVPAFILTSQDLAIPQGTGISKVSGNANDIARHAKLAAKGKDVWVVGGGKSAAFFADAGELDQLYITTIPVFLGEGIKILPVNRSVVVTPVTNKFLQSGALESVLTIRK, from the coding sequence ATGTCGAAGTTAATTTATTATGTTGCAGCATCGATGGATGGCTACATTGCCACCCAGGATCATGAGCTTGACTGGCTGACTAATTTTATTTTAGGCGATGATGCTACACCTTATGATGACTTCTACCAGAGTATTGGTGCGGTGATTATGGGAGGCAAAACCTACAGCTGGATAATGGAAAATGCCCATGGCAACTGGCCTTATAAAGATGTTCCGGCGTTCATTTTGACAAGTCAGGATCTGGCAATACCGCAAGGCACAGGCATAAGTAAAGTGAGTGGCAATGCTAATGATATTGCCCGGCATGCAAAACTGGCGGCAAAAGGTAAGGATGTTTGGGTCGTTGGAGGGGGTAAGTCCGCTGCATTTTTCGCCGATGCAGGGGAGTTAGACCAATTATATATCACAACCATTCCCGTATTTCTGGGGGAAGGAATCAAGATCCTGCCAGTCAACCGTAGTGTGGTTGTGACACCAGTGACGAACAAGTTTTTACAAAGCGGTGCGTTAGAAAGCGTGTTAACTATAAGAAAATAG
- the bhsA gene encoding multiple stress resistance protein BhsA produces MKPVKMAIAALALATLSFSVMAATLVDVAPANQQKIGVISACSSSNSLSSLQRELENKAKAAGASAYRIIGASGNNRMCGTAEIYH; encoded by the coding sequence ATGAAACCTGTCAAAATGGCCATCGCCGCACTCGCGTTGGCAACGCTTTCATTCTCTGTCATGGCGGCTACGCTGGTTGATGTTGCGCCAGCCAATCAGCAGAAAATCGGCGTGATTAGCGCCTGTTCAAGCAGCAACAGCTTGAGCAGCCTCCAGCGTGAACTGGAGAATAAGGCTAAAGCAGCGGGGGCAAGTGCCTATCGTATTATCGGCGCTTCCGGCAACAACCGTATGTGCGGTACGGCCGAGATTTACCACTGA
- a CDS encoding heavy-metal-associated domain-containing protein: MHHFTVPNMTCGGCAKSVTKALLSVDPQARIETNPAAGEVKVDSTLAASELLAVLGKAGYPARHI; this comes from the coding sequence ATGCATCATTTCACTGTTCCCAATATGACCTGTGGCGGCTGCGCTAAATCCGTCACCAAGGCGCTACTGAGCGTTGACCCACAGGCCCGTATCGAAACCAACCCGGCGGCAGGTGAGGTAAAGGTCGACAGCACTTTGGCAGCAAGCGAGTTACTTGCGGTACTTGGCAAAGCGGGTTACCCGGCCCGACATATCTGA
- the cueR gene encoding Cu(I)-responsive transcriptional regulator, with product MNIGQAAKSSGVSAKMIRYYEQIGLIPKAIRSDAGYRHYSSSDVHSLRFIRRSRDLGFSVEQISALLVLWNDRDRASADVKEMALSHVARLKAKIAELQAMAETLEFLADHCHGNDRPDCPILADLAEPTTATSVPNKAPKFGIASGVLKRGEKGFAVVTKEKILQKNL from the coding sequence ATGAATATCGGTCAAGCAGCCAAATCCTCCGGCGTTTCAGCCAAAATGATCCGCTACTACGAACAGATCGGCTTGATCCCCAAGGCCATACGCTCGGATGCGGGCTACCGCCATTACAGCTCTTCGGACGTACATAGCCTGCGCTTTATCCGCCGCTCACGCGACCTTGGGTTTTCTGTTGAGCAGATCTCAGCGCTGTTGGTGCTGTGGAACGACCGGGACCGCGCCAGCGCCGACGTCAAAGAAATGGCGCTTTCCCACGTCGCACGGCTAAAAGCCAAGATCGCCGAACTGCAGGCGATGGCAGAAACCCTCGAGTTCCTGGCCGATCACTGCCACGGTAATGACCGCCCAGACTGCCCGATCCTGGCTGATTTAGCCGAGCCAACCACAGCGACGTCAGTGCCAAATAAGGCACCAAAGTTCGGTATTGCGTCCGGTGTGCTAAAACGCGGGGAAAAGGGGTTTGCCGTTGTAACGAAAGAGAAAATTTTGCAGAAAAACCTTTGA